The Gossypium hirsutum isolate 1008001.06 chromosome D03, Gossypium_hirsutum_v2.1, whole genome shotgun sequence genomic interval TCAAGTGATATGTAAGCAAATTGCTGTTCACATTCATCTTAGATTGCATACTTAATAGGCAGAGATCAATTACAAAGGTTGCCAAACTCCATGGTTTTTATGATAGTTTGCATCTAATGCTATGTACTTACTTTTTCATAGGAGATGGAGGTTATCATACCGGACCCTTCTAAGGTATATTCAGGATCCGGGATGGTTGAATCAAAATCTGTGGGGACCTTTTCACCTTTGCAAAAGCAAGACAGTTACAGGGGGCTGTTCGTGGATAGGGGTGTTGGATCTCCCAGACTGGTCAAATCTTCTAGTTCAAGTACTTTTAGTTTTGATCTTAAATTGGACAGTAAAAATAAGGTTGGATGACATATGTTTCCTCATAGTAACGTATGAGTTGTTCTCTCTTTCTGGTGGTGTTCTTATatttgcttctttttcttttatttttagaattcgaTGCCAGCAGCTGCTGGAGCTGTTGCAGCTGCTGCTGTAGCTGATCAGATGCTTGGACCAAAGGAGGATAGACATCTAGCCATTGTCCTGGTATTCTTCTTCATAAGTAATTTGTGAGCTTTTTATATGTTATCTCATCTTTCACATCCTTTACTATAATTTAGTTGTCACATTGGTGATATCTAGACTTTAAAATGTTAATCATCTTCATATTCCTAAAATAGAACCATATGGCATGTATTCTACTAATTACTTGAAAGAGAATCAACTGAAGTTTTTAAGAATAAGTGGTGCTAATTAGTTGCTTGACTCTCAGGTTGGTTTGCCAGCTCGAGGAAAGACCTTCACTGCTGTTAAACTTACACGATATCTTCGCTGGTTGGGACATGATACTAAGCATTTTAATGTTGGCAAGGTTAGTGCATTTTACCTTGAATGGTCTTTTTGCTTTGACTTGTTTCAAATGAAAGAAGAATAACTTGGATCTTTCTTTGTCCATAACAGTATCGACGACTCAAACATGGTACAAACCAGGTAAGTCTGAGTATCTCTGTTCAAGTTTATCTTCTGGGAGCATCTCTTGTGAAGCTGCTAGTAAAATTTGTGCTGTTGTTTTGCAGCTTAACAAACTCACTTTCTGTTATTGGCTTTATCTAGTAACTTGATAATTAAAATGGGATATGgtgcaaacttttttttttctgaaatgatTTTTGGTTGGTTATTCACTCTTTCATGCAGAGTGCTGACTTTTTCCGAGCAGACAATCCTGAAGGCATGGAGGCACGTAATGAGGTGAGTGTCTCTGGAAGAGTCTTTGTTTTTTTCTCCAGAATTGAGTTATTTGTTTCAAGTGCCAAGTTGATGCCATTTATGTCGCTGGTTTAATAATTGTTTATGTGGACtaaattagtattaaatttcTTGGTGTTGTTGAAATTAGTAATGTCTAATGATTACTTTTACATTGGGAGGCAACTGAGTTTTGGATGTTATGGATGTATTTCAATTTTTAAGAATCCAGTTTACGGTGTTAGTGCTCCTTAGAAGGTAGTagatttggaattttattttattttctagagCAGTTTTAGTCATTAAACACATTCAGGAAACATTCTGTGGCACCTAAGTAGAAGCTGGCAATTTTTTCCCTATTATATGCACATCTAGTAAAAACTTCTAACCCATCTTGAAGTTatgtaaatgaaatatttgtaGGCAGATACCACAAGAGTAAGAGTCACAAGAGGTAGTTTTGAAGTGATTACATGATCCAAAGCAATTTGTGGTTTTCATCTCTTCATGGCTGGAATTGCCGTTGACAAATATACTTTTTCTAATGAAGTTGGTTTTTCTTTGATGATTGATTGATGGTAACCATATTAGTCTTCTGTTTTGTACGTAGTTTTAATAAGTCACTTGTTACTAGGTAGCAGCCCTGGCAATGGATGATATGATAGCCTGGATGCAAGAAGGTGGCCAGGTAAGTTCTTTTGTGACAATTATTTTCTCCCTCGTTCTGCTGACAAATTTGCTGTATTAAATCCCTTTTAAGTGTAGGTTGGAATATTTGATGCAACTAACAGTAGCAGGAGTAGACGGAATATGCTGATGAAAATGGCTGAAGGAAGATGTAAGGTACTGTTATTACATTTCAAGGAACCAGCTATTTGTATCCTGGTAGAGCTGATATGGTTATTGGGTGGAGCATGTATGATATATTACAGATGAAAATAAAAAGCTAATATAACTTAAGGGCGTGACACCTTACTTTTTCTGGTTACTTGGGTCATATACTTGTTGATTCACTCAGGTGGCCATACACAAATATTTGGGTATGAATTAATGCACTTTAGTTAGGTTGGTTAGGACTGCATTTGGGACCTAATAGGGGACTCATATTGTGTGCTATTCATGATTTTGCATATGCTGTTTTACTAGAATCATGATTAACAAATGTACATGTGATGTATTGCttatgatataataaattaagCCAGAATGAAATATATCTAGTTTTGATTTTCTAATACGTTTATCTTTGCTTTTGATTGTAGATTATTTTTCTAGAAACAATATGCAACGatgaaaggattattgaaagaaATATTCGCCTTAAAATTCAACAAAGTCCTGACTATGCGGAAGAGTAAGGCTATTATCAATAACCTTTTACTTCTTGCTCAGATGAAAAGTTCTAGACTTGCTTATCAATCTAGTTTTGCAGGCCAGATTTTGAAGCTGGATTACAAGACTTTACAACCCGGTTAGCTAATTACGAAAAGGTAGCTCCTGAATTGCTTTTGTAGTTCTTCGTTAACATGTTTGCTTCGGATGCGGATTACCATTCTAAGGTGTACCTTTGTGCTTATTGTTACTAGGTTTATGAACCAGTTGATGAAGGGTCTTACATCAAAATGATTGATATGGCTAGTGGGCATGGTGGACAAATACAAGTTAAGTTCAAATCTCCTTCTTTTATATGGCTTTTGTGCTTCATGCATATGCATGTGGGATCAATGTTCATTGTGGCCATAACATGGTGTAACTAGTCtgtatttttgtacttttagttaaAAGTAGTTTGTGTATTTGGCCCTGTCTTGTTTGGCCAATATATGGAGAAAGTTGTCATTATAATGGCATTGTTGTTCTTAAAGCTTTTTCTAGCATGTCTTTTGTTTCTTATTTCCTTAAAGTATTAATTCTTAAATGTTTACCCCTTCTCTTTCTCAACTTCTTAGATGATTTAATGGCTTTGCAATATGATCTAAGATTTTGCATGTTTTAACTGGATTCAGGTTAACAACATGAGTGGCTATCTTCCAGGACGAATCGTCTTCTTCTTGGTATGGTGTACGATAAGAAATGAGCTTATAAAGTCTACTTATTAAGTCCCTTTTCTCAGTTCCTTGTGTTTGTTATATTGGATGCAAAACTTTTTTTGGTTAAAGGAACGACAACTCTTTTAATAAATTGGAGCTCTGAAAAATTTGGAGTCTCTTAAgtattcttttttcttcttgATATGGCTTAAATCATGATTAACATATCAAGTCTGGGTGACATTATATCTGACATGCAACTGCACTTTTGTCTGCGTTATGTTGCAAGATATGGAAGGAAGCTTAAGACTTGTAACATTCAGATTCTACACCTGTTACATTAATTATTCTATATGTATCTTTTGTGACGATTACTCATCTCAGAAgtgccttctttttttttccctctagGAAGGCATCTGAACCTTCAATGAAATCTTAGCATCTACCATTTCTGGAGTGATACTTGATTTAAATGTTTACATTTAcaattttcatattataatttgCAGGTTAATACACATTTGACACCTCGCCCAATACTACTTACCAGGCATGGAGAGAGTCGTGATAATGTTAGAGGCAGAATTGGTGGTGACAGTGTATTGAGGTAGCCTTTTCTATTATTTTGATGGCATTATATAACAGGTGGTTGCAAtttgttttcatctttcttttcttcatgATATACTTTTATCAGAAGACTTAAGTAATCAATATTTGTTTAATTTCCTGTCAGGAGAGATATCCTCTTATCTTTGATATTATTTTTCTGATTTCATTGTGCTTGTTGAATTAGCATATGCCAGTATCCAGTTTTAACTTATCAGGAAATTTCTTTTCCTGTTGCAACAGTGATACCGGAGAAATTTATATGAAGAAACTCGCAAACTTTGTTGAGAAGCGACTGAAATCTGAAAGGACTGCTTCTGTAAGCTTCACCTTGGTCAATGCTTATTTGTTTACATTTATACCAAGCAAAGTTAATCACTTCTTTCAGAATTCAATTGCATCAATTTTACATTTCTTCCCCGTTCCATGTCCTGGTCCTTTACATTTGGAAGCCTGCTTTATGTACTTGAAAAGTGGAGTTATCCTCTGTTGGGTGTTATTTCTTTTGCTTGAGATAGTGTCATTTGGTAATTTATTGAtctaaattcaaaagaaaaaaagaaaagaaaaagagaatgcaTGCAAACTGTAGATCAGTTGAGTATATGTCAAAGATCTACATTTTGGTATcatctgtttttttttatcaattggcATCATGGTTTGAGTAAACCAAATTGTATAGATGTTATGGGATACTGTTTCTTTAGATGTTATATATTTTGCAGCCTCCGTACTTGAAATAGGCATAGATTACTGAAACTTTATCAAGCTTTACGTGTGTAGAATATGTATAagcattatttattttttgtgattttgttgtaatCTAGATATGGACCAGCACCCTTCAGAGAACGATTCTGACAGCAAGTCCAATTGTTGGATTTCCAAAGGTTAGTGGGAAACCATAAGAAAGTAACTTATATGTCCTTTCTTTCACATTCTAGCCCATTCTGGCTGCTGAATGAAGTATTTATTGATATGTTAACAGAGGTATAATTCTTCACACTTTTGATAGATACAATGGCGTGCACTAGATGAGATAAATGCTGGAGTATGTGATGGAATGACTTATGAAGAAATAAAGAAGAATATGCCAGAGGAATATGAGTAAGGCTTCCTCATCACCCTCATGCTACATTTCTCTTCTTGTTGGTTAAGAAAATTGAATGCAAGAGAATCTAATGTTGTTAATAAGCTCTTATTGTTGGCCTTCAAAATGTTGTTATGTCACATTCACTCGGTTATGGATATTGGATATGAGTATGTATCCTTGTGTTTGACTCTCCtttcataaaaaatattggaTTTGCCGAGTTGGCTAAGAAGTGTCTGGAAATAGGATGTAGGAACGGGgattcattctcttttttttttttgtaaatttttctaCAGTTCTAACCTCTTAGGGGATATTACCTTTTATAATTGAATGGCTAATGAACATATTTTTGGAATTATTGTCTTATAGATTACATAAAACTAACTTGAGGCTttagtctaggtggatttttttaATCATATTGAAGTTAATGTGACTTGTATCCTAATGGGGGGCCATAACTGAAGTGGTtttatattatcacatatgtaatTAGGCTTGTATTATAATTGggattttttcttttacttttctagAAGACAAGTTAGTTGAAGACCACAATATCCTATAACGTGGACTTGTCTAGATGCTTCCATTATTCTAGTCTTCCTCTCTTTTTTATTCATCAAAGTGGACCAGGATCTCTATTGGAAACCCAATGGAAGAATGTAGAAAGCAGATGACAATGTAAGACAACAAAAGGTTCACACTGAAGCTGGTTTCTAGTTTCAAACCCGTCATCCTTCTCATCTCTATCAAGATttaattttcttcttattttacTCTTTATCCACCCTCCTTAAATCTTTGGTCCCAGACCATAACTTTCTCAATTCCTCCTCCACCTCATTTTTGTCCAACATACAGATTTAAGTTGCTTTAATTTGATGTCCGTATAACCCAGCATCATCTATTGTCTCTGCTATTCACTTTCTTCATTGCTGATTCAGAATTGCAATTTCTGTAGGAGATGCATATTCTACACCCATAAAGGTGTTGTGTCGAAGatataaatattgatataattGAAGCCAATCCAtttggtaaaaaaataaataagtccTACAATTTAACTGAACTAGTTCCCTAATTTCATCTAGTTTAGAAATGGTTGTCACAAATGATAGAAAAAGAAGGCAGAAAAAAAGTTGGAGAATAAGTTGTAATAGACCAAATTCATAAAAAGATGCGgtaaatttgacattatattgAGAATCTTACATTACCTACGGAAGAGGTGGTAATGAGATTACTCTATATATTACCAAATCTTAAGCACTGTTAGGAATGTAAGATTCCCAACTCAAGGTAATCTTCAAAATCCAAACAAGGGGATGGAATTTCATTAAGGGTTTTGGTGCTCTAATATATTGAGTCCCTCTAACCCCGCTTGTGATGTATCAAAAATGCATGTAATGATTTTTTCCCCTCGATTGCGCTTTGCTTTCTTCATTACTGCAGTCTTAGGTGATTACTTATTGTTGTTATAGATCTCGCAAGAAAGACAAGCTTAGATATCGGTATCCTCGTGGAGAATCTTACCTGGATGTTATTCAAAGGTTAAGAGTTTCTCAACATACTGAACTTTCAATTGTTTGCAAATAATGTTTTACATTTGAACTTGTGagatttaattcattttccacaTTAATGCAGGCTTGAACCTGTAATTATTGAGCTTGAACGACAAAGAGCACCCGTTGTAGTGATATCTCACCAGGTTATATTTAACAGCAAAATCTTGTGCTTTATATAATTTCTCATCTTCTGAATTTATTATACATCTTGAAtgatttgtttttgatttcaatTTGCAGGCCGTGTTGAGAGCATTATATGCTTATTTTGCTGATAGGCCCCTCAAAGAAATTCCTCACATTGAGGTAACTAATAGACAAATTGAAATTGGTGCATCTTATTTCTTGTTGTGGGTGACTTATCGTTTGCTTCTCCCTGATCCACGaagtggaaaaagaaaaacagaatCATATCTTAGTTTCTCTACTTGATTTTTACCATTGAGATAGAGCTATCTTACTTGAACTCAAGGATACAGATGTGTTCGACATGGGTATATTCAACTTTTCCGAAGTTCTGATGCTCCCTTCTCTCTCTGACGATGCATCGATAGAACATCATCTATGATCCACAAAATGGAAAAAGAACACAGAATCATATCTTAGCATCTCTACCTTGATTTTTACCGTTGGGGTAGAGCTATATATTACTTGAACTCAGGTACAAGTGTCGAGTACAAATGTGCTCATGTCTCCTTACGCATGACCGAATATGCTTTCGGATATGGGCACTTTGAGAGAAATAGAGTCAAAGCAACATAGGGGTTGAATGCTCTCCTATAATAGAATTGGAAAGAGAAAAGCTACAAAAAAGTAGGATGAGTTATGGAAACTTGTGTTTTTGAGTTCTTACATCTGTTATGGTTCCAATTTGCAGGTGCCACTTCATACtatcatagaaatacaaatgGGAGTAACAGGCGTTCAAGAGAAAAGATACAAACTAATGGATTGATCCTATTTTCAAgaaatttgtttttcttgataTTGGACTTTTCCAAAAGAAAAAACCCATtaagatgaaaattttcattcattgtaTTTCAATTCTTTGTCAAAATATAACATTAGTAATAATGTAACTGTTGTAACAATAATTACTAATAAAACATGTGTAAGTTTTGCTCTGAACAATTTCAGGTCTCAACCTAAACTTGTATAATGGCCACAATGGCTTGTTGCCAGACTTGTCAATTAGCGTGTGGGGTTTGTATGGTCAGgttaatttagattttaaattttttgggttattttgtttGATTCGGATTATTTTTCAAGTTTAGGTCATTTTAGGTTTGAGTTGTTTTAATTTCGTATAATTTGAGTTAGAGTCGTCGCTAATTTTGGCTTTAGATAATTATAAATGACattatatttgttaaaaataaataaatcaagtttattatattaaattttttttttccagttttcaaaatatatatggTCTATAACTACAAATTTTAGTTATATTGTcaacaaatattgaaattttttattttagctcTAACAAAATTTTTCTGTttgacttaattttatttaattttatttgaaagagTCTTAAGGATGATTAAATATGATTCGTCAGTTTAACTAATTTGAAATTGTTTTCAGTCGATGTTTAAGTCTTTAACTTAGTTTAAGGGTTGGGCACTTGGGCTATTTCAGTTTGGCTCGAGTTTGAgccattttgaattatttattttaagtattttggatttaaattatttttattcaagttttttCTAGTTTAATTCATTTCAGATTAGCGCTATTTTGAATTTGATACTTGAGTTCGGGTTGTTTTAGGTTACTTCTATAAGTTATTATAAGCACAAATCATTCAAAGATAGAATTATATTTTATTCcaattattttctaatttgagGTTGGACAAGCTTAGAGTttgacattttattattaatagttgaataaatttgagttagaatttttGTAGTTAtttaattgttggtaagtttTTTTATGGCcatccaactatgaaaagttataaaatgatcaccttacaatttatttttttcttttttggtcaccaacCGTTAAGTGGTTAATAAAAGATAGCATGGTAGCTTTTAAAGTTGatataatagcaactttaactctcgacatttatatattgtgtcaatttaattttgattctaaataaattaattctcaatGTTTATACATTGagtaatttgggttttttttttcaattttgcttttctttgtgattttcacttaaaaaaagcaaaacaaaaacaaattatcaactaaatttgattgGTCCTATACAAAAAACGAAAAAATCTAatatagtaaattttattttttcattcttttagaaTTACCCattaatgtaaaaaatataagtaaaactacaaagaagaagaagaagaccaCATAAcagaatgtgtaaatgttgagggttaattttctaaaaaacaaGACTAAATTGtcacaatatataaatattgagggttaaagttattattatattaattttaaaagctgcCAAGTTATCTTTCCATTTGTAATTTAATGActgtgaccaaaaaagaaaaattcgaataattgagtgactattttgtaattattCATAATTGGATGACCACAAAATATATTTACTAATAATTGGGTAACTGCcattatagtttaccctaaaattaaTTTTGACGGGTTACCTCCCTagaataaatactaaaattacaTTATTACATATTTTccaaaagggtaaactacacctaatgtcactaaattattagtaagtttacgttttagtcattcaacttcaaaaagttacaaaatgatcattgaattattcgaatGCTTTCATTTAAATCACTGGATTGTTAATATTGCTGCTATATGGCCTTCTTTGTTCGCACTtgcaccaatcaaaagctctcCTTTCTAttctcttttataatttagtttttctGTCATATAGCAGCTTTAAATGACACGAATCTGCGAACTAAAATTCAAACCGACACTAACCGTCAGATCAATTTGGATCTAGTGTATGTTCTTCTATTGGTCGAAAGGTACTGATCCACTGTACTAGTCATCGAATCATTATTTGGAACTCACTAGcttgactttaaaaaaataaggaCCTTAACAGcgtaataacttaaataaaaactttcaaatagtttagtgacttgaatgaaaactttcgaataatttaatgattattttataactttttgaagttgagtccCAAAATGTAACTTATTAATAATATAGTAAACTTTGCTGTAGTATACCCTTTCCAAAATAACTTTGGATGTGAAGAAGATCATCTCGACATGTTGAAGGTGGTAAATAAGTTGCTATAACAGCTCCTAGTATTTAGGGATTAGTTCCTTGTAATTAAGTACTAAGTATGCTAATTAGTTCCTACCTACCCGTTATATTACAATCAAGCTGTAGCAGCAAGTATGACAGATTTGAAGCATTTTATTCTCTCTTATCTTTTCAATCGTTATCTTAACACGACATTAAAAAATTCTTGACCGATGCCCTGACTAAAACACAGGATAATCCATTGCCTATAGAGGAATGGGTACATTGCTAGTGGGCTTGTGTCAACGAGTCACGAGCGACGAGCCTTGCTTGCACAAAAGTTGGATAACTTGCCCCAAACATGCACCCAAAAAAGGTGGAAACAGAGCAAGTTCAAGTTCAAGTTATTGAGTCAAGAGGGAAACTCAGTCTGGTTGGGTTCACGTGTAGCTTCTGATCCAAAAAAGGAGTTGACCCTTCTCCCTCACTTGTGTTAGGTTACCCACCCCTACCTTTTTTTGCCTTGCCCTTCCACAATTATGTAAtccacaaaaaagaaaaaaaaaaaagagtaatcaAACTTTGGGGTTAATTTGATCAAAACTCTAAAGCCATCGTTCGGATTTTAATTTGGTCCCTGGTCTCCAAATAGTTCCCATTGAATCTTTAAAGTATCAGTACTAGTATCATATCAATCAAGTTCTTTTGTTAGCCTAATTCTAACATGGAATATATTTAAAACAagtggatcaaattataaatatgtatatctatatcgCATAGACAATTTAGATTTGACGTATAATAAAAGTATTTAATGTTAATAAAATTCAAgactactaatttttttaatatgttaaatttacttctcccaaaatggaaaaaaatagcTTTTTAGTCCCctcataaatgataaaattagaagttaatatatggtaaaattgcacttttaaccttctagaataaaaattttctatttagtcattcaaaaatgatgaaaccataagctaataaattataaaattacactcCAACctcccaaaaatttaaaatttaattttgcccCTTAAAAAGTTTCTAGCTTCACCCTTGGGTACAcacatgtttataatttaatttgcatttttaaatatttttccacATCATATTTGAGTCGGCATTTAATACCCAAATTAATGTCTAAGTTTATAAAAAGATCTAATTGATTACCTAATTCAAAATTTGGGTAATAGTTTGAGGATATTTGATGCAATTGCCCCTTAAACTTTGATGTCGTAGGCATTGGGGATGGGTTCCCCTAAAGCAATCACATGAAGAATCCTATAAACCGGTTGCCTCACCTAAGCTGCCGTCGCCTTCACGAGTCCTTCATTTCATAACCCTTTTTTCTTACCAATGCACCGCTCTCATCTCATTTGCTCCTTGGATTATGGGATTCTCCTGTGACTTAATTACACCACCAATATTATCATATACGTATATAGGTTATATTGTGGTTTTAATCCTTCTACTATggtcaaatttgagatttagttaaTAGACTCTATTTTGGCATTATTTGGTCcctctatttttataatgttattagttaatcAAAATAGTTAATTTCGTCAATTATTAGTGGCTGATCTTGGCATCAAGTTTTAGGAGGGAgctaacttaaattttaaaatttttgagggatttaatgaaaattatcaaaaaatttagagggacttgattaaaaaaaatttaagtgtctaatgaaaattttcaaaatctttttGGAGGCCAAGGCACTTGGCTCTAGTGACCATCCATCCTTGTTAAGTATtccgattaaaattttaatatggatttttcttaaaaacacttcTTCCAacacaaaaaaggaaaatttatgtCAACATGACAAATtggaagaaatttttttaaagaaaaaccaaACATTTTTTTTCTCAAGATATCCACTGGAACGAGCCCAATGATTAATCCTCCGCGTTCTGTAGGCCCATTAAGGAGTAGATGCTGACCACAAGTTTTAAAGCTGTTTTATATCCAATACAAGGATCAAATCCTCGACCACTGGTTGAAGTAAGAGAAACTCTTGCCATATCACCTAATCCCGTGGTTAAAATCTATACAgaaaagttaataatattaacaatttgaaTTTAACTAAAGACATTGACATCAAaagtaaatgactaaattatgagaaattaaaatttagggaCCAAAACTAAAGTTGTACCCACATATTAAGAaaggggagagggagagggagagggagagggagagggagagggagagggagagggagtgTTGTTGACTAACACACGCAAATGCTTAAAAAGGCAGAATCCCCGTAAATTAATCCCCAAAACCCAACAAACAACTTGACTTTCACGGAAACATCTCCTAAtagtaaatattttatatttatagaagATTCCAATTCCATTCATTtcatctccttcttcttcttcacttaTTAATCatcatttaatattttatcacAAGTAATCATTCGGTGCACTCTCAAGTATTATTATGTCAGTGTTATTAGAATCGTGTTGGTCGGATCGGCTGGATTAAAAATCTATCACCACATCGATTTAGATATAAAAGTTGAATTGATTTATAAGTAAATCTTTCGGGAGAGGTGAAAGTTCAGAAACTAGGACAACGTTGATAGTTGAACCGgttgaattggtttttgaaaggtattttttattagtttttataaatttttaattattttttaagcgACAATCAACCTGTGTTGAATCGAACTGATGATTTGCCCGGTTCAACTGATTATTAAGACAATGCATTATACTCTTAAGTAGAGAATTCATGTTTGAATTCCAAAAAAGATTAGAGATGACAATGAAAAGGCGTGATTTTTTTATGTGATTCGACCCCAATCCTAACTTGGTATgcctttttatcaaaataaaattatatttttaaattatattttaactattaattaaatgttaatataaaattttttatattatataaaaaaagcgATCTTATTAAAGGCAGTAAATCAATACTAATTGAAAAAAACAACTACAGACCTCGAAAATATTAACCTTAATAAATCATAAAACAGAGATTAAGTGATTACATGAGCTCcaaataaatgatatatatgaAGGCATTTCCATCCCCGTCACTCAAATAATTCCAAACCCCATCTGCATATTTGCAGCTCACTCatcttcaaaaaagaaaaacaaaatgtcaGCTACCATTGAGTCAGAACAGCAGACCCTAAACCCACCATTATCAAATCTCGTGAGCACCATTTCCTCCTACGAAGGCAACGTCCTGCTGGCTGCCATCATCTCATTGCTCCTCGTCATCCTCTTCGTCCTGCTCCTCCATCTCTACGCCAAGTGGTTCTTGGCTCATGCTCGCCAAAGGAGCCGATCTTCCTCCACTCTCTCTCACGTCTTCCCCCACGACCGGTTCCGCCATTTCCACGCCTTTTCCTTCGACAACAACGCCTCCGACTCCTCCCCATCCAAGGGTCTCGATCCTTCCCTCATTTCCTCCATCCCCTTGTTCGTTTTCAAACTAGATGAACACAgcgacaacaacaacaacaacaacaagaagTATGGGTTACACA includes:
- the LOC107927071 gene encoding 6-phosphofructo-2-kinase/fructose-2,6-bisphosphatase — protein: MGTGTSRNADGGLHGGEEREESLDQAGGQLYVSLKMENYKKKGDLIPHIYGSVPLVGSWDSTKALSMERESASMWELSFVVPPNHETLDFKFLLKPKHGYMPCIVEEGPNRLLTGGTLQGDARHARLALFKLDNEEVLEYRVFIKADRVSPFDLAASWRAYQDNLRPSTVRGIPDVSINAAPETGHENGSSASLELDLEHYVVPAPSTSANSGLVYAANLAENPRSLTSSGVSGDRPATIKEMEVIIPDPSKVYSGSGMVESKSVGTFSPLQKQDSYRGLFVDRGVGSPRLVKSSSSSTFSFDLKLDSKNKNSMPAAAGAVAAAAVADQMLGPKEDRHLAIVLVGLPARGKTFTAVKLTRYLRWLGHDTKHFNVGKYRRLKHGTNQSADFFRADNPEGMEARNEVAALAMDDMIAWMQEGGQVGIFDATNSSRSRRNMLMKMAEGRCKIIFLETICNDERIIERNIRLKIQQSPDYAEEPDFEAGLQDFTTRLANYEKVYEPVDEGSYIKMIDMASGHGGQIQVNNMSGYLPGRIVFFLVNTHLTPRPILLTRHGESRDNVRGRIGGDSVLSDTGEIYMKKLANFVEKRLKSERTASIWTSTLQRTILTASPIVGFPKIQWRALDEINAGVCDGMTYEEIKKNMPEEYESRKKDKLRYRYPRGESYLDVIQRLEPVIIELERQRAPVVVISHQAVLRALYAYFADRPLKEIPHIEVPLHTIIEIQMGVTGVQEKRYKLMD
- the LOC107927028 gene encoding RING-H2 finger protein ATL63; translated protein: MSATIESEQQTLNPPLSNLVSTISSYEGNVLLAAIISLLLVILFVLLLHLYAKWFLAHARQRSRSSSTLSHVFPHDRFRHFHAFSFDNNASDSSPSKGLDPSLISSIPLFVFKLDEHSDNNNNNNKKYGLHNLDCVVCLSPFEDNDVGRNLPKCGHGFHLECIDMWLHSHSNCPICRAPVLLTNDAESQVSSAETVGESLDSGRHHQIAAPIDDDDDDLSASSSIGCSLKRMLSRNRSESKVFPTSNGGDLQV